GGATTCCCAATTTGACCCTCGGCGGGGTCGCTTTGGACAGCGACCGGGCCATGTACTGGACGATCTGGATTACGGCGTTTCTGGTAGTGGTGGGAGGGTTGAACCTGGTCCATTCCCGCGTGGGCCGGGGGCTCAAGGCTATACACGGCAGCGAAGTGGCGGCGGCGGCCCTCGGGGTCAATACACGCGCCTTCAAAATCAAGATTTTCGTGGCCAGCGCGGTATTGGCGGCCCTGTCCGGATCTCTGTACGCACACTACATAACGTTCGTCAGTCCCAAAACGTTCGATTTCTTCTATTCCATTCGCGTGGTGATCATGGTGATCATCGGCGGCATGGGCAGTATCTGGGGATCGATCTTCGGTGCGGCGCTGCTGACATCGCTTCCGGAACTGCTCGAAATGGTCGAGGAGTACAGTGTCCTGGCCTATGGGCTGATTCTGGCGGTAGTCCTCATATTCTTCCCGCAGGGACTTCTGCCCGGTCTGGCGGATCTGGTGCGAAGGCGCCGCCAAAAGGCCCTGGTGTTCGCGGATGAGGATCAGCCATGAAAGAACTGCTTCGTATCGAAACGTTATCCAAGGAATTCGGCGGGGTTACGGCCCTTTATGAGGTGGACTTCCACGTTGACCCGAAGGAAATCGTAGCGCTCATCGGACCCAACGGCGCAGGAAAGACCACGGCCATCAACATTATAACCGGCGTCTACCGTCCGACGTCGGGGAGCGTCTTTCTTGCGGGGCGAGGTATTTCCTCCCTCGAGCCGCATCGAATCGCCGGGCTGGGTGTGACCCGGACTTTTCAGAACATTCAGGTGTTTCACAACATGACCGTTCTGGAAAACGTCATGGTGGGGCTGCACACCAGAACCCGTTGCGGCTTTTTGAGCGGTTGCCTGCACGCTTTCGGACATCGACGGGAAGAGCGCGAGGTGGAACGACGGGCCACGGAGGTGTTGAGCCTCATGGGACTCCGGGACCACAAGGATTTGCCGGGAAACGCGTTGCCTTACGGATTGCAGAAGCGGCTTGAGATGGCCCGAGCCTGGGTGAGCGGCCCCCGGATTCTTCTGCTGGATGAGCCTGCCGCCGGTCTCAACACCAGAGAAACGGAAGAAACCGCGGAGATGATTGCCAGGATTCGAAATGCGGGTACGGCCGTGTTGCTGGTGGAACACAACATGGATCTGGTCATGGGCATATCCGATCGGGTCATTGTCCTGAATTACGGACGAAAGATTGCGGAGGGCCGTCCCGAGGAAGTCCGGGGTTATCCTGAAGTGATCGAGGCCTATTTGGGGAGCGACCACGATGCTTGATCTGGATCGCGTCACTTCCTGCTATGGCCCTATCCGGGCCCTCAAAGACGTCTCGATCATGGTGCACGAGAATGAGATCGTCGCCATCATTGGCGCCAACGGAGCGGGTAAGAGCACCCTGCTGAATACGGTCAGCGGACTCGTCGTTCCGATTCGAGGACGGATTCTTTTCCGTAATCGGAACGCCACCCGGTTGTCGCCTGAAAAGCGCGTGGCGCTTGGTCTGATTCAAACGCCCGAAGGTCGTCAGTTGTTTCATTCCATGACCGTACTCGAAAACCTGCAAATGGGTTCTTACCTCCGGTATTGGCGCGGAGAAGACCGTGAAATCGAGAGGGATCTCGAACAAGTATTGTCGCTGTTCCCCATTTTAGGGCAGAGGACTCGGC
This portion of the Deltaproteobacteria bacterium genome encodes:
- a CDS encoding branched-chain amino acid ABC transporter permease, giving the protein MRRSDFIYMGVLAALVFLYPLLVSNSYYVLVANIVGLNVIVVTGLNLLIGYTGQISLGHGAFFGLGAYISGILTTVYGFPPWPTMVLAMIVTGLAALIIGIPALKLKGHYLVMATLGFNVIVYICMIEMEELTGGPSGLSGIPNLTLGGVALDSDRAMYWTIWITAFLVVVGGLNLVHSRVGRGLKAIHGSEVAAAALGVNTRAFKIKIFVASAVLAALSGSLYAHYITFVSPKTFDFFYSIRVVIMVIIGGMGSIWGSIFGAALLTSLPELLEMVEEYSVLAYGLILAVVLIFFPQGLLPGLADLVRRRRQKALVFADEDQP
- a CDS encoding ABC transporter ATP-binding protein — translated: MKELLRIETLSKEFGGVTALYEVDFHVDPKEIVALIGPNGAGKTTAINIITGVYRPTSGSVFLAGRGISSLEPHRIAGLGVTRTFQNIQVFHNMTVLENVMVGLHTRTRCGFLSGCLHAFGHRREEREVERRATEVLSLMGLRDHKDLPGNALPYGLQKRLEMARAWVSGPRILLLDEPAAGLNTRETEETAEMIARIRNAGTAVLLVEHNMDLVMGISDRVIVLNYGRKIAEGRPEEVRGYPEVIEAYLGSDHDA
- a CDS encoding ABC transporter ATP-binding protein, with the translated sequence MLDLDRVTSCYGPIRALKDVSIMVHENEIVAIIGANGAGKSTLLNTVSGLVVPIRGRILFRNRNATRLSPEKRVALGLIQTPEGRQLFHSMTVLENLQMGSYLRYWRGEDREIERDLEQVLSLFPILGQRTRQLAGTLSGGEQQMLAIGRSLMGRPRLLLLDEPSLGLAPLVVREIFRIIARLHQEGRAILLVEQNAREALRVSDRAYVLEIGSIRLSGSSETLTEDARVKEAFLGKGARAKPSG